One Dioscorea cayenensis subsp. rotundata cultivar TDr96_F1 chromosome 15, TDr96_F1_v2_PseudoChromosome.rev07_lg8_w22 25.fasta, whole genome shotgun sequence genomic region harbors:
- the LOC120278034 gene encoding probable disease resistance protein At4g27220, which produces MDWLINIISAFDTQAFAFIREHIGYLWYYKSNIGKLEVKFRELDARREDIQRRVDTAKRKRAEEEVSEIKNWFEEVKRMKREVERIRDDLASEISTNYFLNIKLHYKLGRDAANHIKTIDDDLRSRNFDIVSHERPPPSTTTSLLYNEDYLIFDSRESHVRKILEALKNEAVHSIGLWGMGGVGKTMLVKDAAKQAKEQSLFGEVVMVTISQNIDLKRIQTEIAECLGFKLEEESLEVRAFKLADRLTTTRNKVLVILDDLWEQLDLSKVGIRLPEMATTCKLVITTRNKYVCERMSCQEIVELNKLSDEESWSLFKRRAGDAVESSTIRELAWNVMRECAGLPMALVVLGTALKGKRPVIWEVVLMQLKRVKTVDLEGVSKKLFHSIKVSFDFLESKAAKSCFLHCCLYPEDTNIPKDELMHMMVGGGLLADVETLNEAQSRVDLLLDYLKACGLLLQGWHEDFVRMHDVVRDVAIQIGDAADHAFYVRAGQGLTEWPRTTESEMRRLSLMNTDIKDLPPDPMQYPKLEMLILRLNKRLSSIPEMFFQHMGSLMVLDLSQTGIKSLPESFSCLINLRALNLEYCHYLKDISHIKGLKKLEILILNNAQVSIAPEGLEWAQNLRCVHLYTGGSPSLTYYFSNELPRFPRLEQLFLGEFVGSFQELISSRHLTHVFIMDGLDFDDSFLSQEELVSLDSWADRLLEFGLSFLQGEACHLPLTIHRRSLKLRGTKKPLAVWVKKLLEKTTALKLVQFQETELISMNSDIPPLVFSSLKCLEVVNWPKLTKLLGDELSLHEEIPLSQLHELVMDNCPRLTKLIPSRLCQRNLRELWRLKVMNCPMMLELFPCDQGAHDIIELLPTLKDLYLIGLRSLQNALQPFQCLPNLKDLYICDCGVRYVVSSEMETVAILADPFPALENLDIRYCPEMIGMIFPRPSSSQTRCYFQVLRELRIWSCPRLTHLLSCKQAISMQHLSELDIVDCDALEAVVISTENIVEASASTSTHVVDSESYNSPFPNLKELFLNNLPQLTAFCHPTALPIDWLHLTHSGIIECPKLQHPLFGPRTPAHELVKDTSEEEEGETDDAAMLDLIDDESEGEEGETDDAEGEEEETDNAEEE; this is translated from the exons ATGGACTggttaattaatatcatttccGCGTTTGACACTCAAGCATTTGCCTTCATTAGAGAACACATTGGCTACCTTTGGTACTACAAAAGCAACATTGGCAAGTTGGAGGTTAAATTTAGAGAACTAGATGCTCGTCGGGAAGATATCCAAAGAAGAGTTGATACAGCGAAACGTAAGAGAGCTGAAGAGGAAGTCagtgaaattaaaaattggttCGAGGAAGTAAAAAGAATGAAACGAGAGGTGGAGAGAATCAGAGATGATTTAGCTTCCGAGATCTCCACCAATTACTTTCTAAACATAAAGTTGCACTACAAACTCGGAAGAGATGCTGCTAATCATATAAAAACCATTGATGATGATCTTCGAAGTCGCAATTTTGATATAGTGTCTCACGAGCGTCCACCCCCAAGCACTACAACTTCTCTGTTGTATAATGAAGATTACCTGATTTTCGATTCAAGGGAGTCACATGTGAGGAAAATACTTGAAGCACTGAAGAATGAAGCTGTGCACTCAATTGGGCTTTGGGGCATGGGAGGAGTGGGAAAGACGATGTTAGTCAAAGACGCCGCGAAGCAAGCCAAGGAGCAGAGCTTGTTTGgtgaggtggtgatggtgaccATATCACAAAACATTGATCTGAAGAGAATTCAAACTGAGATAGCAGAGTGTTTGGGTTTTAAATTAGAGGAAGAAAGTCTAGAAGTAAGAGCTTTCAAACTTGCAGACAGATTAACGACTACAAGAAACAAAGTATTGGTGATATTAGATGATTTATGGGAGCAGTTGGATCTGTCAAAGGTTGGGATTCGACTTCCAGAGATGGCTACCACTTGCAAATTGGTGAtcacaacaagaaacaaatatgTCTGTGAAAGAATGAGTTGCCAAGAGATAGTTGAGTTGAATAAATTATCAGATGAAGAATCTTGGAGTCTATTCAAGAGAAGAGCAGGGGATGCAGTAGAATCTTCCACAATAAGGGAATTGGCATGGAATGTGATGAGAGAGTGCGCTGGTCTGCCTATGGCACTGGTGGTTCTTGGCACAGCACTAAAGGGTAAGAGACCTGTGATTTGGGAGGTAGTGTTGATGCAGCTAAAAAGGGTGAAGACGGTGGATCTCGAAGGCGTGAGTAAAAAACTTTTTCATTCCATCAAAGTAAGTTTCGATTTCTTAGAGAGTAAGGCAGCCAAGTCTTGCTTCTTGCACTGTTGTCTCTACCCTGAAGATACAAATATTCCTAAAGATGAACTGATGCATATGATGGTAGGAGGGGGCCTCTTGGCTGATGTTGAAACTCTAAACGAAGCACAGAGCAGAGTGGATCTACTGCTTGACTATCTAAAAGCTTGTGGTTTGCTTCTTCAAGGTTGGCATGAAGACTTTGTAAGAATGCATGATGTTGTTAGGGATGTGGCGATACAGATCGGTGATGCGGCAGATCATGCGTTCTATGTAAGAGCTGGGCAAGGCTTGACAGAGTGGCCAAGAACTACTGAGAGTGAGATGCGAAGGCTTTCATTGATGAACACTGATATCAAAGATCTTCCTCCTGATCCAATGCAATATCCAAAACTTGAGATGTTGATCCTGAGACTCAACAAAAGGTTATCAAGCATCCCAGAAATGTTCTTCCAACATATGGGATCTCTGATGGTTCTTGACTTGAGTCAAACCGGTATTAAATCGCTGCCAGAATCATTCTCTTGTCTCATTAATCTCAGAGCATTGAACCTGGAATATTGTCATTATCTAAAAGATATATCTCACATTAAAGGGTTGAAGAAGCTTGAAATACTTATTCTGAATAATGCTCAAGTGTCCATTGCTCCAGAAGGTCTAGAATGGGCACAAAATCTGAGGTGTGTTCATTTGTATACTGGAGGCTCACCTTCCCttacttattatttttccaaCGAATTGCCAAGATTTCCACGGCTAGAACAATTGTTCCTAGGCGAGTTTGTAGGTAGCTTTCAAGAGTTGATTAGCTCGAGGCATTTAACTCACGTATTCATCATGGATGGGCTGGATTTCGATGATTCCTTCTTGTCACAGGAGGAGCTAGTCTCACTAGATTCTTGGGCTGATCGACTTCTAGAATTTGGCCTTTCTTTTCTCCAAGGTGAGGCATGCCATCTGCCTTTAACCATTCATAgaagatctctcaaactgagGGGAACCAAGAAGCCCTTGGCTGTTTGGGTCAAGAAGTTACTTGAAAAAACAACAGCGTTGAAATTAGTACAATTTCAGGAAACTGAACTGATTTCCATGAACAGCGATATCCCACCGCTCGTGTTTTCAAGTTTGAAGTGTCTTGAAGTTGTCAACTGGCCAAAGTTGACCAAGTTGTTGGGCGATGAGTTATCGTTGCATGAAGAAATCCCACTTAGCCAACTCCATGAATTGGTCATGGACAATTGTCCTAGGTTGACCAAGTTAATACCATCCAGACTTTGTCAGCGAAATCTGCGGGAACTATGGAGACTAAAAGTTATGAATTGCCCTATGATGTTGGAACTGTTCCCATGTGATCAAGGAGCCCATGACATAATTGAATTGCTACCAACACTGAAGGATCTCTATTTAATAGGCCTCCGGAGTCTACAGAATGCATTACAACCATTCCAATGCCTACCAAACTTGAAGGATTTGTACATCTGTGATTGTGGAGTGAGATATGTAGTTTCATCTGAGATGGAGACAGTGGCAATATTGGCAGATCCTTTTCCAGCACTAGAGAATCTTGATATCAGATATTGCCCAGAGATGATTGGGATGATCTTTCCTCGTCCTTCTTCTTCGCAAACCCGGTGCTATTTCCAGGTGCTAAGAGAACTCAGGATCTGGTCTTGTCCAAGACTAACGCATCTTCTCTCCTGCAAGCAAGCAATAAGCATGCAACATTTGAGTGAGCTTGATATAGTAGATTGTGATGCATTGGAGGCTGTGGTGATTTCCACAGAGAATATAGTGGAAGCATCTGCAAGCACATCCACACATGTTGTTGATAGTGAATCTTACAATAGCCCTTTTCCTAATTTGAAAGAACTCTTCCTGAATAATTTGCCTCAACTCACTGCCTTCTGTCACCCCACAGCACTCCCGATTGACTGGTTACATCTTACACATTCAGGCATAATAGAATGCCCAAAACTACAGCATCCTTTGTTCGGACCCCGTACACCTGCCCATGAACTAGTGAAAGACACAAG tgaagaagaggaaggagagacaGATGATGCAGCCATGTTGGACCTCATTGATGATGAAAG TGAAGGAGAGGAAGGAGAGACAGATGATgcagaaggagaagaagaagagacagATAATgcagaagaagaataa